A DNA window from Nitrospirota bacterium contains the following coding sequences:
- a CDS encoding type II secretion system F family protein, producing MPLYSYKARSDVGALVTGTLESSSRESVAEHLDGMGYIPISIKEKRKGLLEIRIGEPKIKSSDLIVFSRQFSTLINSGIPLIATLETLADQSRNPRMKEVILQIRRDVGGGITLAEAFSKHPKVFSPLYASMIRVGEEGGVLGEILDRLASLLEHDAETRSRVKAAVRYPIIVIVAIVIAFTVLVTLVIPKFAALFAQFKAQLPLPTRILIGINNVIKNYWYLILVSIFGAYYAFRVYISTKGGRKIWDRVKIRVPIIGELILKVIMSRFSRIFATLYRSGLPMLQSLEIVSNTLNNVIIAEVIDSVKEEVREGRGLSGPMRASGVFPPIVSQMVAIGEESGNLDTMLTKVSDYYDSEVEYAIRNLSTMIEPVLLVVIGTMVLFLALAVFLPLWDMVSVMKR from the coding sequence ATGCCACTTTATTCCTATAAGGCTCGCAGTGATGTTGGTGCACTTGTCACAGGGACTTTAGAAAGTTCAAGCAGAGAATCTGTGGCAGAGCACCTTGATGGCATGGGATACATCCCGATATCTATCAAGGAAAAAAGGAAAGGGCTCTTAGAGATAAGGATTGGTGAGCCGAAGATAAAGTCTTCTGATCTCATCGTATTCAGCAGACAATTCTCTACGCTTATAAATTCTGGTATTCCCTTGATAGCTACACTGGAGACCCTCGCTGACCAGTCGAGGAATCCGAGGATGAAGGAAGTGATACTCCAGATCAGAAGGGATGTGGGAGGAGGCATTACACTTGCAGAGGCATTTTCAAAACACCCTAAGGTATTCTCGCCCCTCTATGCGAGCATGATAAGGGTGGGTGAAGAAGGAGGTGTTCTTGGAGAGATACTCGACAGGCTCGCTTCATTGCTTGAGCATGATGCAGAGACCCGTTCAAGGGTTAAGGCTGCTGTAAGATACCCAATTATTGTTATAGTTGCGATAGTGATTGCGTTCACAGTGCTTGTTACACTTGTAATACCGAAATTCGCTGCACTCTTTGCACAGTTCAAGGCGCAACTTCCATTGCCTACGAGGATACTTATAGGGATAAATAATGTTATAAAGAATTACTGGTATCTCATACTGGTGAGCATATTCGGTGCATATTATGCATTCAGGGTGTATATATCCACAAAGGGAGGAAGAAAGATATGGGATAGGGTTAAGATAAGGGTTCCGATCATCGGGGAGCTTATCCTTAAGGTAATAATGTCAAGGTTCTCAAGGATATTTGCTACACTTTACAGAAGTGGTCTTCCGATGCTCCAGTCGCTTGAGATTGTATCAAATACATTGAATAATGTCATCATAGCAGAGGTTATTGATTCTGTTAAAGAAGAAGTAAGAGAAGGAAGGGGACTATCAGGACCTATGAGGGCATCGGGTGTGTTCCCTCCAATAGTTTCACAGATGGTTGCCATAGGTGAAGAAAGTGGTAACCTCGATACGATGCTTACAAAGGTATCCGATTATTATGACTCTGAGGTGGAGTATGCGATAAGAAACCTCTCTACGATGATAGAGCCTGTGCTTCTTGTTGTAATTGGGACAATGGTACTCTTTCTGGCGCTTGCAGTCTTTCTTCCATTATGGGATATGGTCTCTGTAATGAAGAGATAA
- a CDS encoding type II secretion system protein GspG, translated as MSGRTVVESLIVLSLIGILIWVFMGRYERVATATKEEALKMELYNIRLSIKLFRLMNKRYPTDITELTKGRFSIIGTTMGTAGGIYDEQYLKDQKIDEEGNPLDPFGNTYKYNPEIGKIHSQTPGYEAW; from the coding sequence ATGTCTGGACGTACGGTTGTTGAAAGCCTCATAGTCCTCTCACTGATAGGTATACTTATATGGGTATTCATGGGAAGATATGAAAGGGTTGCTACCGCTACGAAGGAAGAGGCACTGAAGATGGAACTCTATAACATAAGGCTTTCCATAAAACTATTTAGATTGATGAACAAAAGATACCCTACTGATATAACAGAGTTAACTAAGGGAAGATTTTCAATCATTGGGACAACGATGGGGACAGCGGGTGGGATATACGATGAACAGTATTTGAAAGACCAGAAGATCGACGAGGAGGGTAATCCACTCGATCCATTTGGAAATACTTATAAATACAATCCAGAGATAGGTAAAATCCATTCACAGACCCCCGGCTATGAGGCATGGTAA
- a CDS encoding YihY/virulence factor BrkB family protein, with amino-acid sequence MKKDGLCSLIKNSLSDFWRDGCFIFAASISFFSIMSLIPLLFIVMTIFGHIIGVHEETYAFIVSYMKRLFPGIEQTITNELVKIRSYKALGTLSIIIFLWLSSQVFFSIEYSVNVVFKTQKKRHPLLTTLLSLLGITLVLMFFIISFLITSIAEVIKEHPSLILNLPIIGFLTYHFVLKFLLPLILVSLSFSWIFKVMPNRKVDTRYAITGGVITAALWEIAKHLFTLYVPNIMLIGKIYGSLLTAIIFLLWIYYSSTILLLGAELVYAMDRRHRSH; translated from the coding sequence ATGAAGAAAGATGGATTATGTTCTCTCATCAAAAATAGCCTCTCGGATTTCTGGAGGGATGGCTGTTTCATCTTCGCTGCATCTATTTCTTTCTTTTCGATAATGTCATTAATACCCTTGCTCTTCATAGTAATGACCATATTCGGTCATATTATTGGAGTACACGAAGAGACCTATGCATTTATCGTATCCTATATGAAGAGACTGTTTCCAGGGATTGAGCAAACAATTACAAACGAACTTGTAAAGATAAGATCTTACAAAGCTCTTGGAACTCTGAGCATCATTATATTCTTGTGGCTCTCGAGTCAGGTCTTTTTTTCCATAGAGTATTCGGTAAATGTGGTATTCAAAACACAGAAAAAAAGACATCCTCTTCTTACTACCCTACTCTCTTTATTAGGGATTACGCTCGTATTGATGTTTTTTATAATCTCCTTTCTTATTACATCGATTGCAGAGGTCATAAAAGAGCATCCATCCCTCATATTAAATCTTCCGATTATCGGATTCCTGACTTATCATTTCGTGTTAAAATTTCTCCTGCCATTAATTCTCGTCTCCCTTTCTTTTAGCTGGATATTCAAGGTAATGCCTAATCGTAAGGTAGATACGAGATATGCTATTACGGGGGGAGTAATTACTGCTGCCCTATGGGAAATAGCCAAACACCTCTTCACCCTGTATGTGCCAAATATAATGCTCATAGGTAAGATCTATGGTTCCTTACTAACGGCTATAATCTTTCTTCTATGGATATATTACTCCTCAACCATATTATTGCTCGGTGCAGAACTTGTTTATGCAATGGACAGGCGTCATAGAAGTCACTAA
- the der gene encoding ribosome biogenesis GTPase Der, with the protein MSARPIIALIGRPNVGKSTLFNRMLRRRNEWHPKKSKDFLGTPAVVEDTPGVTRDRRYGEVVYMDKRFIIVDTGGFIPVYRHTDEAPQRIKRFFEGPDEILTQIREQTAIAINEADVIISIMDGKEGVTSLDTEIVNMLRLTGKPVIYAINKIDGHTYEKNLYDFYSLGVDEPLPISALHGRGIDDLMERLYNVMPRVEAFEETAVGFPKIAVVGKPNVGKSTLINTILGEKRMITSSAPGTTRDSVDTVCNFKGRQYIFIDTAGLRRQSKVAHPVERYSILRTLKSIERADISILLLDAYEGITSQDIRIAGMIHEAGKGIIVLLNKWDMVMETAEDYINKVKRQLYFVGYAPVLNISATTGKNVTQIFRFIDDIIVERKRDIATSEINRVIEDAVSHHHPPLYREKVIRLKYATQISKEPPTFLIFANYPEGIDEAYIRYIERRFRDAFGFKGTPIKIVPTKSKRKR; encoded by the coding sequence ATGTCAGCAAGACCTATAATTGCCCTTATCGGAAGACCCAATGTGGGTAAGTCTACTCTCTTCAACAGAATGCTCAGAAGACGGAATGAGTGGCACCCCAAAAAATCAAAAGATTTTTTGGGGACTCCAGCTGTTGTCGAAGACACCCCTGGTGTGACAAGAGACAGACGCTATGGCGAAGTAGTATATATGGATAAGCGATTTATCATCGTAGACACGGGTGGTTTTATCCCTGTATACCGACATACAGATGAAGCACCCCAAAGAATCAAAAGATTTTTTGAGGGTCCCGATGAGATACTCACACAGATAAGGGAGCAGACCGCTATAGCCATAAATGAGGCAGATGTAATAATCTCTATAATGGATGGAAAGGAGGGCGTCACTTCATTAGATACCGAGATAGTAAATATGTTGAGGTTAACTGGTAAACCTGTCATATATGCGATTAACAAGATTGATGGTCATACCTACGAAAAAAACCTTTATGATTTCTATTCGCTTGGGGTAGATGAACCATTACCCATATCAGCACTTCACGGAAGAGGTATAGATGACCTCATGGAAAGGCTTTACAATGTGATGCCACGAGTAGAGGCATTTGAAGAAACAGCAGTAGGTTTCCCAAAGATCGCTGTTGTTGGAAAACCAAATGTAGGAAAATCAACCTTGATAAATACAATACTCGGGGAAAAACGAATGATCACATCCTCTGCACCTGGAACAACCAGAGACTCTGTAGATACAGTCTGCAATTTCAAGGGTAGACAATATATTTTTATTGATACAGCGGGGCTGAGAAGACAATCAAAGGTGGCTCATCCTGTAGAGAGATACAGCATCTTAAGGACATTGAAGAGCATAGAGCGGGCAGATATTTCGATACTGCTTCTTGATGCCTATGAAGGTATAACTTCCCAGGATATCAGAATAGCAGGTATGATACACGAAGCGGGTAAGGGGATCATAGTTCTCCTTAATAAGTGGGATATGGTAATGGAAACCGCAGAAGACTATATAAATAAGGTTAAAAGACAGTTATACTTCGTAGGTTATGCGCCTGTGCTTAATATCTCAGCAACTACAGGGAAAAATGTAACACAGATTTTTAGATTTATTGATGATATAATCGTAGAAAGGAAAAGGGATATCGCCACTTCTGAGATCAACAGGGTCATTGAAGATGCAGTCTCACATCATCATCCACCGCTTTATAGGGAAAAGGTGATAAGGCTTAAATATGCCACACAGATTTCAAAGGAACCACCGACATTCCTGATATTTGCTAACTATCCTGAAGGTATAGATGAAGCCTATATACGATACATCGAAAGGCGATTCAGAGATGCCTTTGGATTTAAGGGAACACCAATAAAGATAGTACCCACGAAAAGCAAAAGGAAAAGATAA
- the mraZ gene encoding division/cell wall cluster transcriptional repressor MraZ: MVIKFSGHYLYNLDSKGRVSIPSKLREVISERYTPDRLIITTDFDKCLVAYPLEKWAEIEEKIESLPTMKREVKVFMRHFISAATECELDSQGRILIPPALREYAGLNKEVYIIGLTFKIEIWDRGEWEKLSSREELEKSEGILADLGVPI; encoded by the coding sequence GTGGTGATAAAATTCAGTGGACACTATCTTTATAACCTTGATTCGAAGGGTCGCGTAAGTATTCCATCTAAGCTCCGTGAGGTAATATCAGAAAGATATACACCAGATAGACTCATAATAACAACAGATTTCGATAAATGTTTAGTAGCATATCCCCTTGAGAAATGGGCAGAGATCGAAGAGAAGATTGAATCTCTACCTACCATGAAAAGGGAAGTCAAGGTCTTTATGCGACACTTTATCTCAGCAGCTACAGAATGCGAACTTGATTCTCAGGGAAGGATACTGATCCCACCAGCACTCAGGGAATATGCAGGATTGAACAAGGAGGTATATATTATTGGTTTGACCTTTAAGATTGAGATATGGGACAGGGGGGAGTGGGAGAAGTTATCAAGCAGGGAAGAGCTGGAGAAGAGTGAGGGTATACTGGCAGATCTTGGGGTCCCTATCTGA